The following proteins are encoded in a genomic region of bacterium:
- a CDS encoding HAMP domain-containing protein, with the protein MTEPIFASGRAFHLRLTLLWSVIALPGAALCTGYLVTILILTPEQWSTFGLGVALVAIALTAVAQTVYRRHTLPIRQAIDAGIVRDLTKDELGDAFSVLARLPYRTVGEVMFNWTSAALFVSLFMAFRLESISTFTCLVVAAAAFSGGTVSAIFTFFAVKRMAAPLLDAWAQQLPDSAERAELMPHVPLVSKLVVPMVALSMVTLFFALLLSGTLAGRPVEAQDTRVKQAYLAYCVDELAKETNTLERLREVAVTFSAAQSMLVVDRGTRSIIDGPADGLEASELEWLSQRADTSAGESTGFDSKNSFAWQSLDAQNQKLLVAVTPGSVFMSDQAGSRRAFVTLMCIALFITFLMCRVLAKDVSATTLRLIGRAERVAEGDFLSQEVVESEDELGVLGRAFDRMVGSLREMIGRVALAADGLDRAVGDLGAIGNAVAGATDAQREDIEQATAQVASVNHKVSEITGSAQALNSNVEEASSSILELGAASEELNQTATTLSSHVEEVGGSIEQMIRSVAQVGENTEGLAGGVSETASSMSEMAAAMTEVDGNASQAASLSSQVVMLSERGQERVHETISGMEAIRDATQAADTVIGSLAARMAAIGAIVNVIDDVADETNLLALNAAIIAAQAGDQGRSFSVVADEIKDLADRVLTSTKEIGDLIRAVQSEAVNATDAIGRGTESVLSGVELAADAGLALEEITGAARDSGGRIDEIVHAVREQAGAARHVAGLMERVSEQVDVIQDAGREQERGNDVMARGAHVTRDVAQQTQRTTEEQSRGAGRIRHSMESIRDTVDQIHAGLQEQTNSCRSTVSFLEQVFERTRSNEDSSRRLGDATRTLSEQATVLREDVRRFRIQ; encoded by the coding sequence ATGACCGAGCCGATCTTTGCGAGCGGCAGGGCGTTCCATCTTCGGTTGACGCTGCTCTGGTCCGTCATCGCGCTTCCCGGGGCGGCGCTATGCACCGGATACCTCGTAACCATCTTGATCCTCACGCCGGAGCAATGGTCCACGTTCGGCCTGGGGGTTGCGTTGGTCGCCATTGCCTTGACGGCCGTCGCCCAGACCGTGTACCGCCGACACACGTTGCCCATTCGGCAAGCGATCGATGCAGGGATCGTCCGCGATCTGACGAAAGACGAACTCGGGGACGCCTTCTCCGTGTTGGCCCGGCTCCCGTATCGAACTGTGGGCGAGGTGATGTTCAACTGGACCAGCGCAGCGCTCTTCGTTTCGCTCTTCATGGCGTTTCGGCTCGAATCGATTTCCACGTTCACGTGCCTCGTGGTTGCGGCGGCCGCATTCAGCGGCGGAACCGTCTCCGCAATTTTCACCTTCTTCGCAGTCAAGCGGATGGCGGCGCCCCTTCTGGACGCCTGGGCCCAGCAGCTACCCGATAGCGCCGAACGTGCCGAACTGATGCCTCACGTCCCGTTGGTGAGCAAGCTGGTCGTGCCGATGGTCGCGCTTTCGATGGTGACTCTCTTCTTCGCGTTGCTGCTCTCCGGCACGCTCGCGGGACGCCCCGTCGAAGCCCAGGACACGCGCGTGAAGCAGGCCTACCTGGCCTACTGCGTGGACGAGTTGGCCAAGGAAACCAACACGTTGGAGCGGTTGCGCGAGGTCGCCGTCACGTTCTCAGCGGCTCAATCGATGTTGGTGGTCGATCGCGGAACGCGTTCGATCATCGATGGGCCGGCAGATGGCCTGGAGGCTTCCGAGCTCGAGTGGCTATCCCAACGAGCGGATACCTCAGCAGGCGAGAGCACGGGCTTCGATTCCAAGAACAGCTTCGCCTGGCAGAGTCTGGATGCGCAGAACCAGAAATTGTTGGTTGCGGTCACCCCGGGCTCCGTCTTCATGTCCGACCAGGCAGGCTCGCGTCGAGCCTTCGTCACTCTCATGTGTATTGCTCTCTTCATCACGTTCCTGATGTGCCGGGTCCTGGCGAAGGATGTCAGCGCCACGACGCTGCGCCTGATCGGCCGGGCTGAGCGGGTCGCGGAAGGTGATTTCCTCAGCCAGGAGGTCGTCGAATCCGAGGACGAACTCGGCGTACTCGGACGAGCTTTCGATCGGATGGTCGGATCTTTGAGAGAGATGATCGGGCGAGTGGCCCTTGCGGCCGACGGCCTGGACCGCGCCGTTGGCGATCTAGGAGCCATCGGAAACGCCGTGGCCGGCGCGACGGATGCCCAGCGCGAAGATATCGAGCAGGCGACCGCTCAGGTGGCTTCCGTCAATCACAAGGTTTCGGAGATCACGGGCAGCGCCCAGGCGTTGAATTCCAATGTCGAGGAAGCCAGTAGTTCGATCCTGGAACTCGGAGCTGCGAGCGAGGAGCTGAATCAGACCGCAACGACCCTCAGCAGCCATGTGGAAGAAGTCGGTGGGTCGATCGAGCAGATGATCCGCAGCGTGGCGCAGGTTGGCGAAAACACGGAAGGCCTCGCCGGCGGCGTCTCCGAGACCGCGAGTTCGATGTCGGAGATGGCGGCAGCGATGACCGAGGTGGATGGCAACGCCAGCCAGGCCGCCAGCCTTTCGTCGCAAGTCGTCATGCTCTCCGAGCGAGGTCAGGAGCGAGTTCACGAGACGATCAGCGGGATGGAAGCGATTCGCGATGCCACGCAGGCTGCGGATACCGTGATCGGAAGTCTGGCTGCCCGGATGGCAGCGATCGGTGCCATCGTGAATGTGATCGACGACGTGGCCGACGAGACGAATCTGTTGGCATTGAACGCAGCGATCATCGCGGCACAGGCTGGCGATCAGGGTCGCTCGTTCTCGGTGGTCGCCGACGAAATCAAGGACCTCGCCGATCGCGTACTCACCAGCACGAAGGAGATCGGCGATCTCATTCGGGCCGTGCAGTCCGAGGCGGTCAACGCGACGGATGCGATCGGCCGCGGTACCGAGAGTGTCCTCAGCGGCGTGGAATTGGCGGCAGATGCCGGGCTCGCATTGGAGGAGATCACAGGCGCAGCGCGCGATTCCGGCGGGCGCATCGACGAGATCGTTCATGCGGTGCGGGAGCAAGCTGGCGCCGCGCGGCATGTGGCGGGTTTGATGGAGCGCGTCAGCGAGCAGGTCGACGTCATACAGGATGCGGGCCGCGAACAGGAACGAGGAAACGACGTGATGGCAAGGGGTGCCCACGTGACTCGCGATGTCGCGCAGCAGACCCAGCGAACGACCGAGGAACAATCTCGTGGGGCGGGGCGGATCCGCCATAGCATGGAGAGTATTCGCGATACGGTGGATCAGATCCACGCTGGTTTGCAGGAGCAAACCAACTCGTGTCGCTCAACGGTTTCCTTTCTGGAACAGGTCTTCGAGAGAACACGCTCGAACGAGGATTCGTCCCGTCGCCTGGGTGACGCGACACGCACATTGAGCGAACAGGCGACTGTCCTTCGCGAAGATGTGAGGCGGTTCCGGATCCAATGA
- a CDS encoding purine-binding chemotaxis protein CheW has translation MTSATLPESAWDDLARAATSLGDDAETEILSEFLAFPLGANRYALPVERIREIVRLRQITPVPRVPREILGIISLRGEIVQVLDLAHLLGGVPSQPTPTSRIVVLHGDEGDAVGLLVENVASVLRVSEDAFCDAPGSDTDFVSGLCEADGEFVSILNLERVLDLGE, from the coding sequence ATGACCAGCGCAACGCTTCCGGAGTCGGCCTGGGACGATCTCGCCCGTGCCGCAACCAGCCTCGGCGACGACGCGGAGACCGAGATCCTCAGCGAATTCCTCGCGTTTCCGCTCGGTGCGAATCGCTATGCGCTTCCGGTGGAGCGGATCAGGGAGATCGTGCGATTGCGGCAGATCACCCCGGTCCCCCGGGTCCCCAGGGAGATCCTCGGGATCATCTCCCTGCGCGGCGAGATCGTGCAGGTTCTCGATCTCGCTCATCTCCTTGGAGGCGTGCCCAGCCAGCCCACGCCTACATCGCGGATCGTCGTTCTACACGGCGACGAAGGCGATGCCGTGGGCCTGCTCGTAGAAAACGTCGCTTCGGTTCTGCGGGTTTCCGAGGATGCCTTCTGTGACGCTCCTGGCAGCGATACCGATTTCGTCTCAGGGCTCTGCGAGGCCGACGGGGAGTTCGTCTCCATTCTGAATCTCGAACGGGTGTTGGATCTTGGTGAGTAG
- a CDS encoding chemotaxis protein CheA, which yields MAASDKAGAGSKAQREFVSEAEDILERMRDHLSELAEAEESGTEPAPDLINRLFRSAHSLKGLSGMFGLESLSELAHHLEDLLDGMRMGRVALGEDGLSLFDDAIEILGVSLAELQSSEIGVRTRGTIAELLARIEGFGGSEPDSDQALGDLKLSPSILRALTEYEEHRLRDNLRRGRGIYVVEVDFEIASFEEGLADVTAAIKEIGEILSTLPSAGETPDSHIRFSLLAGTDLEAAALAERLELAPESVETAMLPRPNSVAPAAPSAAEPVAVEPAAVEAASARAEGKAANPELEHEQEDASEPASLRSISGTVRVDIRRLDELMNLVGELALQKGALHHLAGRLSADPHTLREGAELGKIHRGLERKLSELQAGVLEVRMVPLRQVFDKLARVVRRLRLDLHKDVRLEVSGVDTELDKLIVEELVDPLMHLVRNAFDHAIEEPAERIRLGKEAEGTIRLEATQRGNDVVIRLSDDGRGIDAARVLERAREKGLVGAGEELTEREALQLIFHPGLSTRDAVTETSGRGVGMDVVRSNIASLGGIVDVESTPGSGTTIAITLPITLAIIQALIVGVGEHLFAVPLNSVRETLLVDPSEIQQSEGSELLNLRGEPLALRCLAREFAIEEGPRDAKIHVVILGMGDARMGLIVDRLDGQQDAVIKPIQGPIRDVRGIAGATELGEQGAVLVLDVSAFIEELARRGVTSAGHRPKRGESA from the coding sequence GTGGCGGCGTCGGATAAAGCGGGCGCGGGTTCGAAGGCCCAGCGCGAGTTCGTCTCGGAGGCCGAGGACATCCTCGAGCGCATGCGAGACCATCTCTCGGAGCTCGCAGAAGCCGAGGAATCTGGCACCGAGCCGGCCCCGGATCTCATCAACCGGCTCTTCCGGTCAGCTCATTCCCTGAAGGGGCTCTCGGGGATGTTCGGCCTCGAAAGCTTGAGTGAGCTGGCCCATCACCTGGAAGATCTTCTCGACGGCATGCGCATGGGTCGCGTGGCGCTCGGCGAGGACGGCCTTTCGCTCTTCGATGACGCCATCGAGATCCTCGGTGTCTCATTGGCAGAACTCCAGAGCTCGGAGATCGGCGTCAGGACGCGCGGGACCATTGCGGAATTGTTGGCGCGCATCGAGGGCTTCGGCGGGAGCGAGCCCGATTCGGACCAGGCGCTCGGAGATCTGAAGCTTTCGCCCTCGATCTTGCGCGCCCTCACCGAGTACGAGGAGCATCGGCTCCGCGACAATCTGCGACGGGGTCGCGGCATCTATGTCGTCGAGGTGGATTTCGAGATCGCCAGCTTCGAGGAAGGTCTGGCGGACGTGACGGCCGCGATCAAGGAGATCGGCGAGATCCTCTCGACGCTTCCATCGGCCGGCGAAACGCCCGATTCGCATATCCGATTCTCGCTGTTGGCCGGTACCGATCTCGAAGCCGCGGCACTCGCTGAACGATTGGAGTTGGCTCCCGAGTCCGTCGAAACGGCAATGCTCCCGCGCCCTAATTCCGTTGCCCCAGCCGCACCTTCCGCAGCCGAGCCCGTCGCAGTCGAACCCGCAGCGGTCGAAGCGGCCTCCGCCCGAGCGGAAGGGAAGGCCGCGAACCCGGAGTTGGAGCACGAGCAGGAGGATGCGTCGGAGCCGGCTTCCCTCAGGTCGATCAGTGGGACGGTTCGGGTCGACATCCGCAGGCTCGACGAGCTGATGAACCTGGTGGGTGAACTCGCCCTGCAGAAGGGTGCGCTCCACCATCTCGCGGGTCGCCTGAGCGCCGACCCTCACACCCTCCGGGAGGGAGCCGAACTCGGGAAGATCCATCGTGGCCTCGAGCGAAAGCTGTCGGAACTCCAGGCCGGTGTTCTAGAAGTGCGCATGGTGCCGTTGCGCCAGGTGTTCGACAAGCTTGCTCGGGTGGTGCGGCGCTTGCGTCTCGACCTGCACAAGGATGTTCGGCTCGAGGTTTCCGGAGTGGACACGGAACTCGACAAGCTGATCGTCGAAGAGCTGGTGGATCCGTTGATGCACCTGGTCCGAAATGCCTTCGACCATGCGATCGAGGAGCCGGCTGAACGTATTCGCCTGGGAAAGGAGGCGGAGGGGACGATCCGCCTCGAGGCGACCCAGCGCGGCAACGACGTGGTGATCCGCCTCTCTGACGACGGGCGCGGAATCGATGCCGCGCGGGTGCTCGAACGTGCCCGGGAGAAAGGGCTGGTGGGTGCGGGAGAGGAGCTTACGGAACGTGAGGCTCTCCAACTGATCTTCCATCCGGGCCTCTCGACCCGCGATGCGGTGACCGAGACCAGTGGGCGCGGAGTTGGGATGGACGTGGTCCGCTCGAACATCGCCTCCCTGGGCGGCATCGTGGATGTCGAGTCGACGCCCGGTAGCGGAACGACGATCGCCATCACCCTGCCGATCACGCTCGCCATCATTCAGGCATTGATCGTTGGGGTCGGCGAACACCTCTTTGCCGTGCCGCTGAACTCGGTGCGTGAGACCTTGCTGGTGGATCCTTCGGAGATCCAGCAGAGCGAGGGAAGCGAGCTCTTGAATTTGCGGGGCGAGCCTCTGGCCCTGCGCTGTCTGGCTCGGGAATTCGCCATTGAAGAAGGGCCTCGCGACGCAAAGATCCACGTCGTCATTCTTGGAATGGGCGACGCACGCATGGGGCTGATCGTCGACCGTCTGGACGGCCAACAGGATGCGGTGATCAAGCCGATCCAGGGGCCGATTCGTGACGTACGTGGAATTGCCGGTGCTACCGAGCTCGGCGAACAAGGTGCCGTGCTGGTCCTCGACGTTTCGGCTTTCATCGAAGAACTGGCACGCCGCGGTGTCACGTCGGCGGGTCATCGTCCAAAGCGTGGGGAGAGCGCATGA
- a CDS encoding response regulator: MARILIVEDSGTMRSLLVQALEDLDPDAKIDEAQNGFEALRMLPRARYDLILTDINMPDINGLELVSFVKGNEVYRAIPLVIVSTEGSDRDRAKGLELGANGYLVKPFVPGELQALVSDLLESGRGV; encoded by the coding sequence CACGATGCGGAGCCTGCTCGTACAGGCGCTCGAGGACCTGGATCCGGACGCCAAGATCGATGAGGCCCAGAACGGCTTCGAGGCGCTTCGCATGCTGCCGCGTGCGCGCTACGACCTGATTCTGACCGACATCAACATGCCCGACATCAATGGGCTCGAGCTGGTGTCGTTCGTCAAGGGCAACGAAGTCTACCGGGCGATTCCGCTGGTGATCGTATCCACGGAAGGATCGGACCGGGATCGCGCGAAGGGGCTCGAACTCGGCGCGAATGGATACCTGGTGAAGCCCTTCGTACCGGGTGAGCTCCAGGCGTTGGTTTCCGATCTGCTCGAGTCGGGCCGGGGAGTCTGA